One Persicobacter psychrovividus DNA window includes the following coding sequences:
- a CDS encoding glycoside hydrolase family 71/99-like protein gives MCWISVNPLLADHGAKHQSKSRFMQYDQLLMAGYQGWFRTPGDPSGENWWIHYGKNGFFDTEHCTIDLWPDVSEYKKTYDTPFYFKNGEQVKVFSSVDKSTLNLHFQWMKDYQIDGAFMQRFYVNRYIPGTKNTMTKVLENGMQAAQKHERAWAVMYDLSGMNASNTDCQDIIDDWKYLIDSIRITRQGKKQTYLYDQGKPVVAIWGLGFKERPYDTFKIQIETLLDFLQHDPEYGGCAVMVGVPTYWRTLKNDCITDPKFLEVMKRVDIIMPWMVGRFDNHPYALERYKKIVAEDQAWCDTHQIKYVPVTYPGFSNHNLSLFERGEEDSFPVNMIKREEGLFFQQLLQANIDAKASNIYVAMFDEIDEGTAIFKCINRKPAGPLDFSTYEGMPSDTYLKIAGDYAQKLKRVKKRPSK, from the coding sequence TTGTGTTGGATATCTGTAAATCCACTGCTGGCTGATCATGGAGCGAAGCATCAATCGAAGTCACGGTTTATGCAATATGATCAGCTTTTGATGGCCGGATACCAGGGGTGGTTCAGAACGCCTGGCGATCCTTCCGGGGAAAACTGGTGGATTCATTATGGTAAAAACGGTTTTTTTGATACAGAACATTGTACTATTGATCTATGGCCTGATGTTTCAGAATATAAGAAAACCTATGACACCCCATTTTATTTTAAAAATGGCGAACAGGTGAAGGTGTTTAGCAGTGTCGATAAAAGCACATTGAACCTGCATTTTCAGTGGATGAAGGATTATCAGATTGATGGGGCTTTTATGCAACGGTTTTATGTAAATCGCTACATTCCTGGAACAAAAAATACCATGACAAAGGTGCTTGAAAATGGAATGCAAGCGGCGCAAAAGCACGAGCGGGCGTGGGCGGTTATGTATGATTTGTCGGGGATGAATGCCTCAAATACCGATTGTCAGGATATCATTGATGACTGGAAATATTTAATTGACAGCATTCGCATCACACGGCAGGGGAAAAAGCAAACTTATCTTTATGATCAAGGGAAGCCTGTCGTTGCTATTTGGGGACTTGGTTTCAAAGAACGCCCCTATGATACCTTTAAAATTCAAATTGAAACGCTGTTGGATTTTCTGCAACATGACCCCGAATATGGAGGGTGTGCGGTGATGGTTGGGGTACCTACTTACTGGCGGACACTGAAAAATGACTGCATAACCGATCCCAAATTCTTGGAGGTCATGAAGCGTGTCGATATCATTATGCCATGGATGGTGGGACGTTTCGATAATCACCCTTATGCATTGGAGAGGTATAAGAAGATCGTTGCTGAGGATCAGGCGTGGTGTGATACCCATCAGATAAAATATGTACCGGTTACTTACCCGGGTTTTAGTAATCATAATTTAAGTCTTTTTGAAAGAGGCGAGGAGGATAGTTTTCCGGTGAATATGATAAAGCGGGAGGAAGGACTTTTCTTTCAGCAACTACTACAGGCCAATATCGATGCAAAAGCAAGCAACATTTATGTAGCGATGTTTGATGAAATCGATGAAGGAACGGCGATATTTAAATGTATTAACCGAAAACCGGCGGGACCACTGGATTTCTCCACTTATGAAGGGATGCCATCCGATACTTATCTGAAAATTGCTGGAGATTATGCACAAAAGTTAAAGCGAGTAAAGAAACGGCCCTCAAAGTAA
- a CDS encoding TIM barrel protein translates to MAQRFQADWPMYVYNFGGLNKLPVKEQKAMLKKYGYKGVALMANNRKQMIDLSPYFDQADKDFPIQAVFFRYNHHDPEKVREGWKQVVDQVSGTPTAFWFIIGRDVMMPHEETLALLERVADYCQQKNVVMTIYPHSDDNIPTAEEALTYIEEMDRPNVNMVIHSCHEIRSGNGGRLPEIIKKAKDHLAYVTIAGSDRQVDRSTPMTLENSTIMALYRGNFDLYPMLKALKEIEYKGAVGFINHQIKEAPDQYLKGSMEQYQSWLNQLNAPPTEAYDAPDQVLWHAKTKQWFVSNLGGGISLDRDGYSWISRLDASGKVIDPVWIGFEEGFDAISGMISDDQYLYAVDRDGVRQIDIAQRKQVAFYPIPEGEFLNDIALAKNGDLYVSDFFGDQIFRIIPKKKKVKLFLKSERLEAPDGLYMEDGYLVVASWGKLIPGKGFDTSKKGDLLRVDLKKKTIEPLSDKLVELGNLEGITKGNGNYYITDWASGEVIKVDKDFSPSILIKGLSHPTDPDFSGEQQRLAFPQHGTNQVLFVDVEEKRVIEQ, encoded by the coding sequence ATGGCTCAGCGCTTTCAAGCCGACTGGCCCATGTATGTTTATAACTTCGGTGGGCTGAACAAATTGCCTGTTAAAGAGCAAAAAGCCATGTTGAAAAAATACGGTTATAAAGGCGTGGCGCTGATGGCAAACAACCGCAAGCAGATGATCGACCTTTCGCCTTACTTTGATCAGGCGGATAAGGATTTCCCAATTCAGGCGGTGTTTTTCCGCTATAATCATCATGATCCGGAAAAAGTGAGAGAGGGCTGGAAACAGGTGGTGGATCAGGTTTCGGGCACACCGACTGCTTTTTGGTTTATCATCGGTCGGGATGTGATGATGCCTCATGAAGAAACTTTGGCTTTATTGGAAAGGGTGGCGGATTATTGTCAGCAAAAAAACGTGGTGATGACCATCTATCCGCATTCGGATGATAATATCCCAACTGCAGAAGAGGCATTGACCTATATCGAGGAGATGGATCGCCCAAATGTGAATATGGTGATTCATTCCTGTCATGAGATCCGTTCAGGTAATGGAGGTCGATTGCCAGAAATTATTAAAAAAGCCAAAGATCATTTGGCTTATGTAACGATTGCCGGCAGTGATCGTCAGGTGGATCGTTCGACGCCGATGACTTTGGAAAATAGTACCATCATGGCGCTTTATCGGGGTAATTTTGATTTGTATCCAATGCTTAAAGCGTTGAAAGAAATTGAATATAAGGGGGCCGTTGGTTTTATCAATCATCAAATCAAGGAAGCCCCCGACCAATACCTGAAAGGTTCAATGGAGCAATATCAATCGTGGTTGAATCAATTAAATGCACCACCCACTGAGGCTTATGATGCACCCGATCAGGTGTTGTGGCATGCCAAAACGAAGCAGTGGTTTGTTTCAAATTTGGGTGGTGGAATCTCTTTGGACCGTGATGGCTACAGTTGGATTTCCCGTCTCGATGCTTCGGGAAAAGTGATTGATCCGGTTTGGATTGGTTTTGAAGAAGGCTTTGATGCCATCTCGGGCATGATCTCCGACGATCAGTATTTGTATGCCGTAGATCGTGATGGTGTTCGTCAGATTGATATCGCCCAAAGAAAACAGGTTGCCTTTTATCCGATTCCTGAAGGGGAATTTTTGAATGATATTGCCTTGGCAAAAAATGGGGATTTGTATGTGTCGGATTTCTTCGGCGATCAGATTTTCCGCATCATTCCTAAGAAAAAGAAAGTTAAACTATTTTTGAAATCAGAACGCCTTGAAGCACCCGATGGTCTGTATATGGAAGATGGTTATTTGGTGGTGGCATCGTGGGGGAAATTGATTCCAGGCAAAGGATTTGACACCTCGAAAAAAGGGGATTTGCTACGAGTGGATCTCAAGAAAAAGACCATTGAGCCACTGTCTGATAAATTGGTCGAACTGGGCAATTTGGAAGGCATCACCAAAGGCAATGGAAATTATTACATTACCGATTGGGCTTCAGGAGAAGTGATTAAAGTGGATAAGGACTTCAGTCCAAGCATTTTGATCAAGGGATTGAGTCACCCGACGGATCCTGATTTTTCAGGGGAACAACAACGCCTCGCTTTTCCTCAACATGGCACCAATCAGGTGTTGTTTGTGGATGTGGAGGAGAAAAGAGTTATAGAGCAATAA
- a CDS encoding PQQ-binding-like beta-propeller repeat protein: MKRLSIFLCILLIHSLSYAQEFTSKYSSGDEELDQVRSEIQVVPTDRSNYASRAILMKLWAVSLQQQGVHIFPNYASIDTRLRAISKWNPMFHGGDAQAYTDKDIAGIGEVLKEGYQVLENYQHALVDDPKSVLFAVGNQHEDPVKPSTYSNIDWAQYRGNLGRTGYTGAKGPTKGATKWRFPVGLAWEAAPVVKNGVVYLTSPGIRNFLWQVDLKTGQPIKVFKQTPSLKGDQLYSSPAMASTPILDGDHVILREMGSRGNRGESKNIAFLNLKSGKIEKKIDAGHVDYRAGYAPVQANDKVVVFPFGIHDIEDKPPVCQPFNRIVVKDKKTGKKKWDFNIGPTFSSPVLDDSLIFATNQFGNLYALKTYQWFAPASSHRIAWEFQAGSGINKAVAVNDQKVVFGANDGFVYCLDKRNGQLIWKKSFGQNHQQAFRYFSTPYLKDGKVFIGSADKQMLILDIENGKTLFKAQANDWVRATPVADNRNAYFSSMDGHIYQVNLHKNKFKINWEKRFGEHFIYADLALADGHLLFNDSDLYTFCISEKGKMEWQFSTLKSFTDEEGFRIFMDQLAGGAYYQSKPTIAEGKLFIGTPSRFIYALNAESGEQQWKTEIGAAISGSPVYDNGKIYVGQQGGEDEFYCLDAKDGKILWTQKVGWVWGSCAVSDGLVFLPGVDGFVNCLDAESGHIVWRHRTERSTCSEPLVVGDEVFFGSWDHYLYKFDKATGKLKWKYQVNGGLDSGSPVSGEGKVFLPVGGGTFRAIVPKDHKILWTPKLEAKMFNVTPAYHDGVVYISTLNGQGLGGVPVGAEIFAVDAKNGQLLWTFEGGGGLNGAIIGSNDRVYFGSTVNPYFFCVDPKGNGDGTTNLLWRVRMENKTEESVPALYNGKAYVLNSGGFLHCIE; encoded by the coding sequence ATGAAACGCCTATCAATTTTTTTATGTATCCTTCTCATTCATAGCCTTAGCTATGCGCAGGAGTTCACCTCAAAATATTCTTCCGGAGATGAAGAATTGGATCAAGTAAGAAGTGAAATTCAAGTCGTGCCTACCGATAGAAGTAACTATGCTTCACGGGCTATTTTGATGAAACTTTGGGCAGTATCTTTGCAACAGCAGGGCGTCCATATTTTCCCAAACTATGCAAGTATCGATACCCGTCTGCGGGCGATCTCAAAATGGAATCCGATGTTTCATGGGGGGGACGCACAAGCATATACGGACAAGGATATTGCCGGTATTGGCGAAGTATTGAAGGAGGGCTATCAGGTGCTTGAAAATTACCAGCACGCTTTGGTGGACGACCCAAAATCAGTATTGTTTGCAGTGGGAAATCAACATGAAGACCCTGTAAAACCGTCCACTTATTCCAATATCGATTGGGCGCAATATCGAGGAAATTTGGGCAGAACAGGCTATACCGGTGCCAAGGGGCCGACTAAAGGAGCGACCAAATGGCGCTTTCCGGTAGGTTTGGCTTGGGAGGCTGCTCCGGTTGTGAAAAATGGCGTGGTGTATTTGACCTCACCGGGTATCCGAAATTTCTTATGGCAAGTGGATCTGAAAACGGGTCAGCCGATCAAGGTTTTCAAACAAACGCCTTCACTGAAAGGGGACCAACTGTACAGCAGTCCGGCGATGGCATCAACACCAATCCTTGACGGCGATCATGTGATTTTACGTGAAATGGGTAGCCGTGGAAATCGTGGGGAGTCTAAGAACATTGCTTTTCTGAACCTAAAATCAGGAAAGATTGAAAAGAAAATCGATGCAGGCCATGTGGATTATCGTGCGGGTTATGCGCCGGTACAAGCCAACGACAAAGTGGTGGTTTTCCCTTTTGGTATTCATGATATTGAAGATAAGCCTCCTGTTTGTCAGCCGTTCAACCGTATTGTGGTTAAAGACAAGAAGACAGGCAAGAAGAAATGGGACTTTAACATTGGCCCGACCTTCTCTTCTCCGGTTTTGGATGATTCTTTAATCTTTGCCACAAATCAATTTGGCAATTTATATGCACTGAAAACTTACCAATGGTTTGCTCCTGCTTCGAGTCATCGTATTGCCTGGGAATTTCAGGCCGGTTCGGGCATCAACAAGGCAGTGGCTGTCAATGATCAAAAAGTAGTATTCGGAGCCAATGACGGTTTTGTATATTGTTTGGATAAGAGAAACGGTCAATTGATTTGGAAGAAATCTTTCGGGCAGAATCACCAGCAGGCCTTCCGTTATTTCTCTACGCCTTACCTAAAAGATGGGAAAGTATTTATCGGTTCTGCGGATAAGCAGATGCTGATATTGGACATTGAAAACGGGAAAACCTTATTCAAAGCTCAAGCCAATGACTGGGTTCGTGCAACGCCGGTTGCAGATAATCGAAATGCTTATTTCTCAAGCATGGACGGCCATATCTACCAAGTAAATCTTCATAAGAATAAGTTCAAAATTAACTGGGAGAAACGTTTCGGTGAGCACTTCATTTATGCGGATTTGGCTTTGGCCGATGGTCATCTTTTGTTCAATGATTCGGATCTTTATACTTTCTGTATCAGTGAAAAAGGAAAAATGGAATGGCAGTTCAGTACCCTTAAATCCTTCACGGATGAAGAAGGCTTCCGTATTTTCATGGATCAACTGGCTGGTGGTGCTTACTACCAATCTAAGCCAACGATTGCCGAAGGAAAGCTATTCATCGGGACACCATCACGTTTTATTTATGCCCTCAATGCTGAGAGTGGTGAGCAGCAATGGAAAACTGAAATCGGTGCAGCCATTTCCGGATCTCCTGTTTATGACAATGGAAAAATCTATGTCGGTCAGCAAGGTGGTGAAGATGAATTTTATTGTTTAGATGCCAAAGACGGAAAGATCCTTTGGACGCAAAAAGTAGGATGGGTATGGGGATCATGCGCCGTGTCCGATGGCTTGGTTTTCTTGCCAGGTGTGGATGGTTTTGTGAATTGCTTGGATGCTGAAAGCGGACACATTGTTTGGCGTCACCGTACCGAGCGTTCGACTTGTTCGGAGCCTTTGGTGGTGGGTGATGAAGTGTTCTTCGGTTCATGGGATCATTACCTGTACAAGTTCGACAAGGCAACAGGGAAATTGAAATGGAAATATCAGGTAAATGGTGGCTTGGATTCAGGTTCACCGGTTTCAGGTGAAGGAAAAGTATTCTTGCCTGTAGGTGGAGGTACTTTCCGAGCGATTGTGCCGAAAGATCATAAAATCCTATGGACGCCAAAATTGGAAGCGAAGATGTTCAATGTAACGCCTGCTTATCATGATGGGGTGGTCTATATTTCTACGCTGAATGGTCAAGGCTTAGGTGGTGTACCGGTAGGTGCAGAGATCTTTGCTGTGGATGCCAAAAATGGACAGTTATTGTGGACTTTTGAAGGCGGAGGTGGATTGAATGGCGCCATTATCGGATCGAATGATCGGGTGTATTTTGGGTCTACTGTTAATCCTTATTTCTTCTGTGTAGATCCGAAAGGAAATGGGGATGGGACCACCAATCTGTTGTGGCGAGTGCGTATGGAAAACAAAACTGAAGAGTCGGTTCCGGCACTTTACAACGGGAAAGCTTATGTACTGAACTCGGGTGGTTTCTTGCATTGTATTGAGTAG
- a CDS encoding PQQ-binding-like beta-propeller repeat protein, which translates to MKAKVFLFFLLLLTVNLQAQDIKFPSGDQELDLMRQQVSEQPTEWEDFRLRCFKMKLWMVLLQQQGADLTSYLDIDKRLRKIVWWNTIFWNEGKPQQFTEEQKVKLCKIVDDGFMALEQSQKKLAEHPPLVKKSDRPAYASNKKSPNWTHYKGDNGLSGFTGAMGPQQGEMAFKFPVGLPWESAPVVDGNVVYLSSPGMRETLYAVDIHTGEKLWTNRQTAEIMMDQIYNTPSNMSTPVVLEDVVMYRECGSRGNKGPSRDLVYVDKKTGETIRQVEAGHVDYRVGLPAFSANEKYAIFPHGVQDIEAVPAIAQSFNRIICRDQQSGKKLWDFNIGHTFCPPVLDGNQVYVANQIGYVYGMRADLKLFPASSKRLAWQFRAKGSVNEEITYDDRNVYFGDNAGFVYALDKNTGAERWSYQVKNPNPRAFRHFSKPLVHQGKLIVGGANQELYIFDKENGNLEAQLRMDDWVRAQPTAQNDHLFVATMKGSLYHISLKNKAKIKDKIKIGNHAVLADLVSTDQYVLVNDTDLKTRCYDLKGKLKWELSQIACFEKNGNRILTDQIAGGARFMSKPTVVDGVLYFGTPMRFVYAVDAKTGEELWKFEAGASQCGAPVYDQGKLYFGVHSGEDEFYCVDAKTGKPEWTQDIGWVFGSPNVSDGMVYVPSIDGNVNAMDAETGALIWRHRLDRSICSEPMLEKDQVFWGSWDHYLYAMDKKTGHINWKFPLDGGTDSGVPIVKNDRIYLPIGGPRFRCLNALSGEVLWEYFEQGATFNVTPAYHDGKVFASTWRGVGLGGICVQSILYGMDAETGEVLWEHPGGGLSGPVVGADGTVYCASVSDPFFYAIKPEPTEDGSPQTLWMYDLGNKVEESTPALYDGMAYVMSSDGYLHAIK; encoded by the coding sequence ATGAAAGCGAAAGTATTCTTATTTTTTCTACTTCTGCTGACAGTCAATTTACAGGCGCAGGACATTAAATTTCCTTCTGGTGATCAGGAGCTTGACCTTATGCGTCAGCAGGTCAGTGAGCAACCAACCGAATGGGAAGATTTCCGCTTGCGTTGTTTTAAAATGAAACTATGGATGGTTTTGCTTCAACAGCAAGGAGCAGACTTAACGTCCTACCTCGATATTGATAAACGCTTGCGAAAAATTGTCTGGTGGAATACCATTTTCTGGAATGAAGGTAAGCCGCAGCAATTTACGGAGGAACAAAAAGTCAAGCTATGCAAGATTGTGGATGATGGTTTTATGGCTTTGGAACAGTCTCAGAAAAAATTGGCAGAACATCCGCCGTTGGTGAAGAAATCGGACCGTCCTGCTTATGCGTCTAATAAAAAGTCACCTAACTGGACGCATTATAAAGGAGATAATGGCTTGAGTGGTTTTACCGGAGCCATGGGGCCGCAGCAAGGCGAAATGGCTTTTAAATTTCCGGTAGGATTACCATGGGAATCTGCGCCGGTCGTGGATGGCAATGTCGTTTATTTATCTTCTCCCGGAATGCGTGAAACCCTATATGCGGTTGATATTCATACGGGAGAAAAGCTGTGGACGAACCGTCAGACGGCCGAGATCATGATGGATCAGATCTATAATACACCAAGCAATATGTCCACGCCTGTGGTATTGGAAGATGTGGTGATGTATCGGGAATGCGGAAGCCGAGGCAACAAAGGACCAAGCCGTGATTTGGTCTATGTTGATAAGAAAACAGGGGAGACTATCAGGCAAGTTGAGGCTGGTCATGTCGATTACCGTGTGGGTTTACCCGCCTTCAGTGCCAATGAGAAATATGCCATTTTCCCGCATGGGGTGCAGGATATTGAAGCTGTTCCGGCTATTGCTCAGTCATTCAATCGCATCATTTGCCGAGATCAGCAGTCAGGTAAAAAATTGTGGGATTTTAATATTGGTCATACGTTTTGTCCACCGGTTTTGGATGGGAATCAAGTGTATGTGGCCAATCAGATCGGATATGTTTATGGAATGCGTGCGGATTTAAAATTATTCCCCGCTTCGAGTAAACGATTGGCTTGGCAGTTTCGAGCAAAAGGGTCTGTGAATGAAGAAATCACTTACGATGACCGTAATGTTTACTTCGGTGATAATGCGGGTTTTGTTTATGCTTTGGATAAAAATACGGGGGCTGAACGTTGGTCGTATCAGGTGAAAAATCCCAATCCAAGAGCTTTCCGTCATTTCTCCAAACCATTGGTGCATCAGGGCAAATTAATCGTCGGAGGGGCTAATCAGGAATTATATATTTTTGATAAGGAAAACGGAAATCTTGAAGCGCAATTGAGGATGGATGATTGGGTAAGAGCACAGCCTACGGCACAAAATGACCATCTTTTTGTCGCCACCATGAAAGGTTCTCTTTATCATATCAGTCTAAAAAATAAAGCCAAGATTAAGGATAAAATCAAGATTGGCAATCATGCTGTTTTAGCGGATTTGGTCAGTACCGATCAGTATGTTTTGGTCAATGATACAGACCTGAAAACCCGCTGTTATGACTTGAAAGGCAAACTGAAATGGGAGCTGAGTCAGATTGCCTGTTTTGAAAAAAATGGCAACAGAATTCTAACCGATCAAATTGCTGGTGGCGCAAGGTTCATGTCTAAGCCTACCGTCGTGGATGGTGTCCTTTATTTCGGTACACCGATGCGATTTGTCTATGCAGTCGATGCCAAAACAGGTGAAGAATTATGGAAATTTGAAGCGGGAGCTTCACAATGTGGTGCGCCGGTTTACGATCAAGGGAAATTGTACTTTGGTGTGCACAGTGGGGAGGATGAATTCTACTGCGTAGATGCCAAAACCGGCAAACCCGAATGGACACAGGATATTGGCTGGGTATTCGGCTCTCCCAATGTTTCGGACGGAATGGTTTATGTGCCGAGTATCGATGGCAATGTCAATGCGATGGATGCCGAGACGGGTGCTCTGATCTGGCGACACCGCTTGGATCGTTCGATCTGCAGTGAACCGATGTTGGAGAAAGATCAGGTTTTCTGGGGAAGTTGGGATCATTATCTGTATGCGATGGACAAAAAAACGGGACACATCAACTGGAAATTCCCTTTGGATGGTGGAACGGATTCCGGTGTGCCGATTGTCAAGAATGATCGCATTTATTTACCGATTGGCGGACCTCGTTTTCGTTGTCTGAACGCCTTGTCGGGCGAGGTGCTGTGGGAGTATTTCGAGCAGGGAGCGACTTTCAATGTAACGCCCGCATATCATGATGGAAAAGTATTCGCCTCTACTTGGCGGGGTGTCGGATTGGGGGGTATTTGCGTGCAGTCGATCCTGTATGGAATGGATGCCGAAACTGGCGAAGTCCTTTGGGAACACCCTGGTGGTGGTTTGAGTGGGCCGGTAGTGGGTGCCGATGGGACCGTTTATTGCGCTTCGGTTTCAGACCCTTTCTTTTATGCGATCAAACCCGAACCCACTGAGGACGGCAGCCCGCAAACCCTTTGGATGTATGACTTGGGCAACAAGGTGGAAGAATCCACACCGGCACTATACGACGGAATGGCTTACGTGATGTCGTCTGACGGTTATTTACATGCGATAAAATAA
- a CDS encoding PQQ-binding-like beta-propeller repeat protein, whose translation MKIRLLTSFAFSFLFLFSCTQPKEETFQAPKNFIPSGNAELDQLRLQFRSVPTDLSNYNERGVMMKLWATSLQQQGADLGDGYVVVDDSLRAVDNYNPVFTGGAEKVLSDVDKKRYAVTVQKGLGILDSIQNHLTEENESQKLVASVGTNTASVNQTPWPNYRANAQRTGFSGAPGPTQGVVDWKFPVGLPWESSALIDGDKVYLCSPGMRNMLFTLDLKTGKVIHETKQKANLRVDQLYGTPALNSTPVLVNGKILMRELGSRGNKGDAKDIVVIDQKSGKVTKEITAGHIDYRAGYAPFDANDKYVVFPFSHHDIEEKPPVAQAFNRIICKDYEGNTHWDFNIGTTFCNPHIDKELVYVGTTSGTLYALNLEGHYVPASSKRIAWEFQAKGAVNQTVSTDEINLYFSDNAGWVYALNKYNGQLVWEKQISKITMDTHRFFSKINVENDRLYVGGADQLIYFINKKNGAIEASRELSDWVRSKPIQIGKMTYVMTMDGHLHQLNAQAEILKKVKVGDHRFFADLAYANGVLVANDANFTAFAFNPQLEKLWQFDFLKSFYNKEKERIHTDELAAGAYYQSKPTADLGMVFVGTPSRFVYGIDALSGDAVWKTELSGAVSGAPVIDHGKIYIGQQGGSDEFYCLDAKSGKVLWKQNIGWVWGSVNVSDGKIYAPGIDGYVYCLDAENGNIVWRYRTDRSTCGEPLVMGDAVYFGGWDHYLYKFNKENGDLLWKFQLSGGSDSGAPVGEDGKIFLPVGGASFRCLDATTKEVLWKPQLDGEIFNVTPGVHDGQVYISQLIGKGLGGVPVKNKIYALNKDNGQKLWEFDGAGGLTGAVIGSNDRIYSGATANPYFYCLSKEGELLWKVRMENKVEESVPALYMNRAYVLSSGGFLYAIK comes from the coding sequence ATGAAAATACGCCTGCTCACCTCATTCGCCTTTAGTTTTTTGTTCTTATTTTCCTGTACCCAGCCCAAGGAGGAAACCTTTCAAGCACCCAAAAATTTCATTCCTTCAGGCAATGCTGAATTGGATCAGTTGCGCTTGCAGTTTCGGTCGGTTCCCACGGATTTATCCAATTACAATGAAAGGGGCGTGATGATGAAGTTATGGGCAACTTCTTTACAGCAACAAGGGGCTGATCTCGGTGATGGCTATGTTGTGGTGGATGATAGTCTTCGGGCGGTGGATAATTACAATCCTGTTTTTACCGGAGGAGCGGAAAAGGTGTTGTCTGATGTTGATAAAAAGCGATATGCAGTTACGGTGCAAAAGGGATTGGGTATTTTGGACAGTATTCAAAACCATTTGACCGAAGAAAATGAAAGCCAAAAGTTGGTCGCTTCAGTAGGTACGAATACAGCCTCCGTAAATCAAACACCATGGCCAAACTATCGCGCCAATGCGCAAAGAACAGGCTTTTCGGGTGCGCCTGGTCCCACTCAGGGTGTGGTTGATTGGAAATTTCCTGTCGGTTTACCTTGGGAATCTTCGGCTTTGATTGATGGGGATAAAGTGTATTTGTGTTCGCCTGGTATGCGGAACATGCTGTTTACCCTCGATTTGAAAACGGGAAAAGTCATTCATGAAACCAAGCAAAAAGCCAACCTGCGTGTGGATCAACTCTATGGAACGCCAGCACTGAACAGTACACCTGTTTTGGTCAATGGTAAAATTTTAATGCGGGAATTGGGAAGTCGTGGTAACAAGGGCGATGCCAAGGATATTGTGGTGATTGATCAAAAATCGGGAAAGGTTACGAAGGAAATTACCGCCGGACATATTGATTACCGTGCGGGTTATGCGCCTTTTGATGCCAATGATAAATATGTAGTTTTTCCTTTCTCCCACCATGATATTGAAGAAAAACCGCCTGTTGCTCAGGCTTTCAATCGCATTATTTGTAAAGATTATGAAGGAAATACACATTGGGATTTCAACATCGGAACGACCTTTTGTAATCCTCATATCGATAAGGAATTAGTGTATGTCGGCACCACTTCCGGTACCTTATATGCGCTGAATCTCGAAGGACATTATGTGCCAGCTTCTTCCAAGCGTATTGCTTGGGAATTTCAGGCGAAAGGTGCTGTAAATCAGACCGTGAGTACGGATGAAATTAATTTGTATTTTTCGGATAACGCAGGTTGGGTTTATGCCCTGAATAAATATAATGGACAATTGGTTTGGGAGAAGCAAATCAGTAAAATCACCATGGATACCCATCGATTTTTCAGTAAAATTAATGTTGAAAATGATCGACTTTATGTCGGTGGAGCTGATCAATTGATCTATTTTATCAATAAAAAGAATGGAGCAATTGAAGCTTCCCGAGAACTTTCGGATTGGGTAAGGTCCAAGCCTATTCAGATCGGAAAGATGACTTATGTGATGACGATGGATGGACATCTCCATCAATTGAATGCACAAGCTGAAATATTGAAAAAAGTAAAAGTAGGAGATCACCGATTCTTTGCTGATTTGGCTTATGCTAATGGGGTTTTGGTAGCTAATGACGCCAACTTTACGGCCTTTGCCTTTAATCCTCAATTAGAAAAATTGTGGCAGTTCGATTTCCTGAAGAGCTTTTATAATAAGGAAAAGGAGCGTATCCATACCGATGAGTTGGCGGCTGGTGCCTATTATCAGTCTAAACCAACTGCAGACTTGGGCATGGTGTTCGTTGGTACGCCTTCACGCTTTGTTTATGGTATTGATGCGCTGAGTGGTGACGCCGTTTGGAAGACGGAGTTGTCAGGTGCGGTTTCAGGTGCGCCGGTGATTGATCATGGAAAAATTTATATTGGCCAACAAGGTGGTAGCGATGAATTTTACTGCTTGGATGCCAAAAGTGGTAAGGTGCTATGGAAACAAAATATCGGCTGGGTTTGGGGATCAGTCAATGTATCTGATGGAAAGATCTACGCTCCAGGCATTGATGGTTATGTCTATTGCCTCGATGCCGAAAATGGAAACATTGTTTGGCGTTACCGTACCGACCGCTCTACCTGTGGGGAACCCTTGGTGATGGGTGATGCGGTTTACTTTGGTGGCTGGGATCATTATTTGTACAAATTCAATAAAGAGAACGGCGACCTGTTGTGGAAATTTCAGCTCAGTGGTGGCTCAGATTCAGGGGCTCCCGTTGGTGAAGATGGTAAGATTTTCCTCCCTGTTGGTGGTGCATCTTTCCGTTGCTTGGATGCCACGACCAAGGAAGTCCTGTGGAAACCTCAGCTCGATGGCGAGATTTTCAATGTTACTCCCGGGGTGCATGATGGGCAAGTGTACATTTCCCAACTGATCGGCAAGGGCTTAGGAGGCGTTCCTGTGAAAAATAAAATCTATGCGCTGAATAAGGACAACGGGCAGAAACTATGGGAATTCGATGGAGCTGGTGGATTGACCGGTGCTGTGATCGGCTCCAACGATCGCATTTACAGTGGGGCTACAGCCAATCCCTATTTTTATTGTCTATCCAAAGAAGGAGAATTGTTGTGGAAAGTCCGAATGGAGAACAAGGTGGAGGAGTCGGTACCAGCGCTGTATATGAATCGCGCTTATGTACTGAGCAGTGGCGGATTTTTGTATGCGATCAAATAA